Proteins encoded by one window of Anopheles maculipalpis chromosome 2RL, idAnoMacuDA_375_x, whole genome shotgun sequence:
- the LOC126568708 gene encoding uncharacterized protein LOC126568708: protein MIVLHVTNSWYNVTALDALWDTLCRFVLNLTRAAPTTFVSVNFTPYCCVHTLYFSCTGQVPSVPSRQWKQAQPLVMQRARILVMLTVLLVEHCKCWSSGAPSKITLDSHFTYIILGGDHVAESIGRYLSSKDTNKTVLVLKGSRCNDVLEPSEPSKLWLEVSYLFAESAHYLGYEFIDPFLHGSKPGIAFTNQTSSFIPPLQQLYAVDPNLKMLTDARPQRIIYNKASSTALGVEVSINFESQYLFAKELIIAGRCLEDYQLLSQADILPLDSLSKLLNDVPLEIALKSPIIAPIFTLNDSPTISPAPPNKQPYCLLATELFIETLSKSGTARTLTTKQGIQPNAKVNIVLKEQPPHRWIGFNPSVIYQESAAELNDPPTIFKVLADTIEVCIRLGTSQTFQKLGLSLQPHQLPDAASSTCSPNQPDSVLCFVNYTLSTVYNSDEDHDSRTVPPPFKMEHLAEDFRLKSSRNLRLLPFGLTSPFLERWWKRIFSPRKVIREYTTRIGILRPDLTQFNGFSMEALLDKLRERLKAIESMPPKH, encoded by the exons ATGATCGTGTTGCACGTAACGAACTCGTGGTATAACGTTACAGCGCTGGACGCATTGTGGGACACTCTGTGCcggtttgttttaaatttgacGCGAGCTGCTCCAACAACATTCGTTAGTGTAAACTTTACGCCGTACTGCTGTGTACATACACTTTACTTCAGTTGCACCGGTCAGGTACCATCAGTTCCTAGCAGACAGTGGAAGCAAGCGCAGCCTTTAGTGATGCAAAGAGCACGAATACTAGTGATGTTGACCGTGCTTCTAGTGGAGCACTGTAAGTGTTGGTCTTCCGGTGCACCATCCAAGATTACTCTAGATAGTCACTTTACGTACATTATACTGGGCGGGGATCATGTGGCGGAGAGCATTGGAAGGTACCTTTCGTCGAAGGATACCAATAAAACGGTACTAGTACTTAAAGGCAGCCGCTGTAACGATGTACTGGAGCCATCCGAACCGTCGAAACTGTGGCTGGAGGTATCGTACCTCTTCGCCGAAAGTGCTCACTATCTGGGCTATGAGTTTATCGATCCGTTTCTGCACGGTTCTAAGCCGGGCATTGCTTTTACGAATCAAACATCGAGCTTCATCCCGCCGCTTCAACAGCTGTATGCCGTGGATCCAAATCTGAAGATGCTGACTGATGCTAGACCTCAGAGAATCATCTACAACAAGG CATCTTCAACAGCACTAGGAGTGGAAGTAAGCATCAACTTTGAATCTCAATACCTTTTTGCCAAGGAACTCATAATTGCTGGGCGATGTTTGGAGGATTATCAACTACTTTCTCAGGCGGATATTCTTCCATTGGATTCTCTTAGCAAGCTGCTCAACGACGTACCTCTAGAGATTGCACTGAAAAGCCCAATTATTGCTCCGATCTTCACGCTCAATGATAGTCCAACGATCAGTCCTGCGCCTCCCAACAAACAGCCATACTGTTTACTAGCTACAGAACTGTTCATCGAAACACTTTCAAAATCTGGAACTGCCCGAACCCTTACCACCAAACAGGGCATACAGCCAAACGCTAAGGTGAACATTGTCCTGAAAGAGCAACCACCCCATCGCTGGATAGGATTCAATCCCTCCGTCATCTATCAGGAATCAGCCGCAGAGCTAAATGATCCACCAACAATATTTAAAGTCCTTGCAGATACAATTGAAGTTTGTATACGGTTGGGCACAAgccaaacatttcaaaagctAGGCCTATCGCTTCAACCACACCAGCTGCCTGACGCTGCCTCCTCAACCTGCTCACCGAACCAACCCGACAGCGTGCTCTGTTTTGTAAACTATACGCTATCCACCGTGTACAACAGTGACGAG GACCACGACTCCCGAACAGTGCCACCGCCATTCAAAATGGAACATCTGGCGGAAGACTTTCGGTTAAAATCGTCTCGAAATCTACGACTCTTACCGTTTGGCCTTACTTCACCCTTTCTGGAGCGCTGGTGGAAACGGATATTCTCACCGAGGAAGGTGATACGAGAATATACGACCCGGATCGGTATCTTGCGTCCGGACCTGACCCAATTTAACGGCTTTTCGATGGAAGCGCTGTTGGACAAGCTGAGAGAACGATTAAAGGCGATTGAAAGCATGCCACCGAAACATTAG
- the LOC126568319 gene encoding UDP-glucose 4-epimerase, producing the protein MPLNILVTGGAGFVGSHTVLELLSAGHGVICLDNLCNAYSDDGGAGPKLPESLKRVQEITGGSVSFYDVDIRDRDELRSVFNKHKIDCVVHFAALKAVGESCRIPLKYYQNNITGTSILLEVMAEVGVFKIVYSSSATVYGEPQKLPLTESHPTGNCTNPYGKSKYFTEEIMKDLCESDPRWTIVSLRYFNPVGAHKSGRIGEDPNGEPNNLMPYISQVAVGRRPCLRVFGNNYDTPDGTGVRDYIHIVDLAEGHVKAIDKLAGGTISGFCVYNLGTGRGYSVLEVVKAFSKASGREVKYEIVDRRAGDVAASYADVSLAAKELGWTARRGLDEMCEDTWNWQKNNPNGFAG; encoded by the exons ATGCCGCTGAACATTCTCGTTACCGGTGGTGCTGGGTTCGTCGGATCGCACACCGTGCTGGAGCTGCTGAGCGCGGGCCATGGGGTCATTTGCCTGGATAATCTTTGCAACGCATacagtgatgatggtggtgccgGACCGAAGCTGCCAGAATCGTTAAAACGGGTGCAAGAAATTACGGGCGGTAGTGTGTCGTTCTATGACGTGGACATACGGGACCGGGATGAGCTGCGGAGCGTTTTCAACAAG caCAAAATTGATTGTGTGGTGCATTTCGCTGCGCTCAAGGCCGTCGGCGAATCGTGTCGAATTCCTTTGAAGTACTATCAGAACAACATTACCGGGACGAGCATTTTGCTGGAAGTGATGGCCGAG GTCGGTGTGTTTAAGATCGTGTACAGCTCGAGTGCAACCGTGTACGGTGAACCGCAGAAGCTCCCACTTACAGAAAGTCATCCGACCGGTAACTGTACCAATCCGTACGGTAAAAGCAAATACTTCACCGAAGAAATTATGAAAGATTTGTGCGAATCCGATCCACGCTGGACGATCGTTTCGTTGCGCTACTTCAATCCGGTCGGTGCGCACAAATCCGGCCGTATCGGGGAGGATCCGAACGGGGAGCCGAACAATTTGATGCCCTACATCTCGCAGGTAGCCGTTGGTCGGCGGCCATGTTTGCGCGTGTTTGGCAACAACTACGACACGCCGGATGGGACCGGTGTGCGCGATTACATCCACATCGTCGATCTGGCGGAAGGACACGTGAAAGCAATTGACAAGCTGGCGGGCGGCACGATCAGTGGTTTCTGTGTGTATAATCTTGGCACGGGGCGCGGGTACTCGGTGTTGGAAGTAGTTAAAGCCTTCTCGAAAGCATCCGGAAGGGAGGTCAAGTATGAGATTGTAGATAG ACGTGCTGGGGACGTTGCGGCAAGCTACGCGGACGTATCGCTTGCCGCCAAAGAGCTCGGATGGACCGCTAGACGGGGACTGGACGAGATGTGCGAGGACACCTGGAATTGGCagaaaaacaatccaaacGGTTTTGCTGGCTAg